Proteins from one Mycobacterium adipatum genomic window:
- a CDS encoding ABC transporter ATP-binding protein: protein MRTETGHPPDVIRVHDLTFSYPKAARPAIRGMDFTVGRGEIFGLLGPSGAGKSTTQKLLIGLLRDHGGQATVWGKDPLEWGPDYYQRVGVSFELPNHYHKLTGLENLRFFASLYDGPTADPMELLDSVDLADAAQIRVGAYSKGMQMRLTFARALINEPELLFLDEPTSGLDPVNARKVKDIIVDLKLRGRTVFLTTHDMATADELCDRVAFVVDGRIAALDAPAELKIARSQRRVRVQYRSGGMRETADFELDGLADDPKFHAVLRDCHIETIHSREASLDDVFVEVTGRRLS from the coding sequence GGCACCCCCCGGACGTCATACGCGTCCACGACCTGACGTTCAGCTACCCCAAGGCGGCCCGACCGGCGATCCGCGGGATGGACTTCACCGTCGGCAGAGGTGAGATCTTCGGGTTGCTCGGCCCGAGCGGCGCCGGAAAATCGACCACCCAGAAGCTGCTCATCGGGCTGCTCCGGGACCACGGCGGCCAGGCCACCGTGTGGGGCAAGGACCCTCTGGAGTGGGGGCCGGACTACTACCAACGCGTCGGCGTGTCCTTCGAGCTGCCCAACCACTATCACAAGCTCACCGGACTGGAGAACCTCCGGTTCTTCGCGTCCTTGTACGACGGTCCCACCGCCGACCCGATGGAACTGCTCGATTCGGTCGATCTCGCCGATGCCGCACAGATCCGGGTCGGCGCGTACTCCAAGGGAATGCAGATGCGGCTGACCTTCGCCCGAGCACTGATCAACGAGCCCGAGCTGCTGTTCCTCGACGAGCCGACCTCCGGCCTGGACCCGGTCAACGCGCGCAAGGTCAAGGACATCATCGTGGACCTGAAGCTGCGCGGACGGACGGTCTTTCTCACCACCCACGACATGGCGACGGCCGACGAGCTCTGCGACCGGGTGGCGTTCGTCGTCGACGGCAGGATCGCGGCGCTCGACGCGCCGGCGGAGCTCAAGATCGCACGCAGCCAGCGCCGGGTCCGGGTGCAGTACCGGTCGGGCGGAATGCGCGAAACAGCCGACTTCGAGTTGGACGGTTTGGCCGACGACCCGAAGTTCCACGCCGTATTGCGGGACTGCCACATCGAGACCATCCACAGTCGGGAAGCCAGCCTGGACGACGTGTTCGTCGAGGTGACCGGTCGGCGGCTGTCATGA
- a CDS encoding dTDP-4-dehydrorhamnose 3,5-epimerase family protein — MSARELAVPGAWEITPRVHADARGVFFEWFTDPGFTAMTGHHFDMAQANCSVSAAGVLRGVHFSELPPSQAKYVTCPRGAVYDVVLDIRVGSPTFGRWDAVRLDDRNHKSVYLSEGLGHAFLALEDDSTVMYLCSAGYAPQREHTIRATTLGIDWPTEHPLILSERDTAAPTLDEVAAAGLLPTWADTRAFVERLRTRLR, encoded by the coding sequence GTGAGCGCCAGGGAGCTGGCGGTCCCCGGCGCCTGGGAGATCACGCCGAGGGTGCACGCCGATGCGCGGGGGGTGTTCTTCGAGTGGTTCACCGACCCGGGGTTCACCGCGATGACCGGACACCACTTCGACATGGCCCAGGCCAACTGCTCGGTGTCGGCGGCCGGGGTGCTGCGCGGCGTGCACTTCTCGGAATTGCCGCCAAGTCAGGCCAAATACGTGACGTGTCCGCGCGGGGCGGTGTACGACGTGGTGCTCGACATCCGGGTGGGTTCCCCCACGTTCGGGCGTTGGGATGCGGTGCGCCTCGACGATCGCAACCACAAGTCGGTCTACCTGTCCGAGGGGCTGGGCCATGCCTTCCTTGCCCTGGAAGACGATTCGACGGTGATGTACCTGTGCTCGGCCGGTTACGCGCCGCAGCGCGAGCACACCATCCGGGCCACCACCCTGGGCATCGACTGGCCCACCGAGCATCCGCTGATCCTGTCCGAGCGGGACACCGCCGCACCCACGCTGGACGAGGTGGCCGCCGCCGGGTTGTTGCCGACGTGGGCGGACACCCGTGCGTTCGTCGAGCGGTTGCGCACCCGACTGCGGTGA
- a CDS encoding fluoroquinolone transporter permease, whose product MTASSARALAAFARNDIRGTYRDPLLVMLVVAPVIWTTAVAVLTPMATEMLAERYAFDLVPYYPLVLTAFLLLTSIIIAGGLAAFLVLDEVDAGTLTALRVTPVRLWTFLLYRAATVLLVTVVYVVATISLSGLAEPGVIPVLLPIGLVAGLSAVVTLLLIVSFAGNKIQGIAMVRALGMLIAGLPCLPWFIDSAWNLAFGVLPPYWAAKAFWVACAHGTWWPYLLVGGIYNVAVAVPLLRRFMAKHT is encoded by the coding sequence GTGACGGCGTCTTCCGCTCGTGCTCTTGCCGCATTCGCCCGCAACGACATTCGCGGTACCTACCGGGACCCGCTGCTGGTGATGCTGGTGGTTGCGCCGGTGATCTGGACCACCGCCGTCGCGGTGCTGACCCCGATGGCCACCGAGATGCTGGCCGAGCGGTACGCCTTCGACCTGGTGCCCTACTACCCGTTGGTGCTCACCGCTTTTCTGCTGCTCACCAGCATCATCATCGCCGGGGGACTGGCGGCCTTCCTGGTGCTCGACGAAGTGGACGCCGGCACCCTGACCGCACTGCGGGTGACACCGGTGCGGTTGTGGACGTTCCTGCTGTACCGCGCGGCGACGGTCCTGCTGGTGACGGTGGTCTATGTCGTGGCGACTATTTCGCTGAGCGGCCTCGCCGAACCCGGTGTGATCCCGGTGTTGCTGCCGATCGGGCTCGTCGCCGGACTGTCGGCGGTGGTGACGCTGCTGCTGATCGTTTCGTTCGCGGGCAACAAGATTCAGGGCATTGCGATGGTGCGGGCGTTGGGCATGCTGATCGCCGGGTTACCGTGCCTGCCGTGGTTCATCGACTCGGCGTGGAACCTCGCCTTCGGTGTGCTGCCGCCGTACTGGGCGGCCAAGGCGTTCTGGGTCGCCTGCGCGCACGGCACGTGGTGGCCCTATCTGCTTGTCGGCGGGATCTACAACGTGGCGGTCGCCGTGCCGCTGTTGCGCCGTTTCATGGCCAAGCACACGTGA
- a CDS encoding LLM class F420-dependent oxidoreductase, translating to MTDAVTLKPDLGRFGVWTFGVPQPDQVAEIEKLGYGAVWIGGSPKGNLEYVEPLLEATENLQLATGIVNVWTAEADEVAQAYHRVEKAFPGRFLLGIGIGHPEHTEEYRKPYDVLVEYLDALDAQKVPTSRRVVAALGPKVLELAAARSAGAHPYLTTPEHTGQARNLIGNTVFLAPEHKVVLGTDAEEAREVGRGAVDFYLNLSNYLNNWRRLGFTEDDIAKPGSDRLIDAVVAHGDATAIAARLHQHLEAGADHVAIQVLGGWDKLIPTLAELAGPLGLQR from the coding sequence ATGACCGACGCTGTCACGCTCAAACCCGACCTCGGCCGCTTCGGCGTCTGGACCTTCGGCGTCCCCCAACCCGACCAAGTCGCCGAGATCGAGAAGCTCGGCTACGGCGCGGTGTGGATCGGCGGATCGCCGAAGGGCAATCTGGAATACGTCGAACCGCTGCTGGAGGCCACCGAGAACCTTCAGCTGGCCACCGGCATCGTCAACGTGTGGACCGCCGAGGCCGACGAGGTCGCGCAGGCCTACCACCGGGTGGAGAAGGCCTTTCCGGGCCGGTTCCTGCTCGGGATCGGCATCGGGCACCCTGAACACACCGAGGAGTACCGCAAGCCCTACGACGTGTTGGTCGAATACCTGGATGCGCTCGACGCGCAGAAGGTGCCGACCAGCCGCCGGGTCGTCGCCGCGCTCGGGCCCAAGGTGCTCGAGCTGGCGGCCGCCCGCAGCGCCGGCGCGCATCCGTACCTGACCACCCCCGAGCACACCGGCCAGGCGCGCAACCTCATCGGTAACACCGTCTTCCTGGCACCCGAGCACAAGGTGGTGCTCGGTACCGATGCGGAGGAGGCCCGCGAGGTCGGCCGCGGCGCCGTGGACTTCTACCTGAATCTGAGCAACTACCTGAACAACTGGCGCCGGCTCGGTTTCACCGAGGACGATATCGCCAAGCCGGGCAGCGACCGGCTGATCGATGCGGTGGTGGCGCACGGCGACGCCACCGCGATTGCGGCGCGGCTGCACCAGCATCTGGAGGCCGGCGCCGATCACGTGGCCATCCAGGTGCTCGGCGGCTGGGACAAGCTCATCCCCACCCTCGCCGAACTGGCGGGTCCGCTGGGCCTGCAGCGGTAG
- the rfbB gene encoding dTDP-glucose 4,6-dehydratase, with protein MRLLVTGGAGFIGANFVHLTLREFPDTEVTVLDALTYAGSRESLSEVADRIRLVEGDITDGALVDELIAGTDAVVHFAAETHVDNGLADPAPFVHTNVVGTFTVLEAVRRHGVRLHHVSTDEVYGDLELGDPARFTESTPYNPSSPYSSTKASADLLVRAWVRSYGVRATISNCSNNYGPYQHVEKFIPRQITNLLTGRRAKLYGSGANVRDWIHVDDHNAAVWRILRDGAIGATYLIGADGERDNLSVLRTLLTLLDRDPDDFDHVPDRAGHDLRYAIDASRLRDELGWRPQHTDFEAGLRATVDWYRSNESWWGPLKADVEARYAERGR; from the coding sequence ATGCGCTTGCTGGTCACCGGTGGCGCCGGGTTCATCGGCGCGAACTTCGTGCATCTGACGCTGCGTGAATTCCCGGACACCGAGGTGACGGTGCTCGATGCGCTCACCTACGCCGGGAGCCGCGAATCGCTGTCCGAAGTGGCCGACCGGATCCGGCTCGTCGAGGGTGATATCACCGACGGCGCACTCGTCGACGAGCTGATCGCCGGCACGGACGCGGTCGTGCACTTCGCCGCCGAGACCCACGTCGACAACGGCCTCGCCGACCCGGCACCGTTCGTGCACACCAATGTGGTCGGCACCTTCACGGTGCTGGAGGCGGTGCGCCGGCACGGGGTGCGGTTGCATCACGTGTCGACCGACGAGGTGTACGGCGACCTCGAACTCGGTGACCCGGCACGGTTCACCGAGTCCACGCCGTACAACCCGTCGAGCCCGTACTCGTCGACGAAGGCATCGGCCGATCTGCTGGTGCGTGCCTGGGTGCGCTCCTACGGCGTGCGCGCCACGATCTCGAACTGCTCCAACAATTACGGGCCGTACCAACACGTGGAGAAGTTCATCCCGCGCCAGATCACCAACCTGCTGACCGGGCGACGGGCCAAGCTGTACGGCAGCGGGGCCAACGTGCGGGACTGGATCCACGTCGACGATCACAACGCGGCGGTCTGGCGGATCCTGCGCGACGGTGCGATCGGAGCCACCTACCTGATCGGTGCCGACGGTGAACGCGACAACCTGTCGGTGCTGCGCACGCTGCTCACCCTGCTCGACCGCGACCCCGACGATTTCGACCATGTCCCCGACCGCGCCGGCCATGATCTGCGCTATGCGATCGACGCGTCGAGGCTGCGCGACGAACTGGGCTGGAGACCGCAGCACACCGATTTCGAGGCGGGCCTGCGGGCCACCGTGGACTGGTACCGATCCAATGAATCATGGTGGGGCCCTCTGAAAGCCGACGTCGAGGCGCGCTACGCGGAGCGCGGTCGGTGA
- a CDS encoding ABC transporter permease: MNRLVSATRLELLLQWRQKFLHAAVFSGLIWLAVLLPMPHHVRPVAEPYVLAGDIAIIGFFFIGGSVFFDKQERTLGALLSTPLRFWEYLTAKLAVLTAISLLVAVIVVTVAHGLDYRPVPLVLAVVLGTLLMLLVGFITSLPFASVTDWFLAATIPLSIMLVPPVIHYSGLWPHPVLYLFPVQGPMLLSGVAFDQVDPAGWQWVYAVAYPVLCLAVLGKAARVLFDRYVTSKSGAP, translated from the coding sequence ATGAACCGACTGGTGTCGGCGACCCGACTGGAACTGTTGCTGCAATGGCGGCAGAAGTTTCTGCACGCCGCCGTCTTCTCCGGGCTCATCTGGCTGGCGGTGCTGCTGCCGATGCCACACCACGTGCGTCCGGTCGCCGAGCCCTATGTGCTGGCCGGCGATATCGCCATCATCGGGTTCTTCTTCATCGGCGGGTCGGTCTTCTTCGACAAGCAGGAACGCACACTGGGGGCGCTGCTGTCGACGCCGCTGCGGTTCTGGGAGTATCTGACGGCGAAACTTGCTGTCTTGACCGCTATCTCGCTGTTGGTGGCCGTGATAGTCGTGACGGTCGCGCACGGGTTGGACTACCGGCCGGTCCCGTTGGTACTCGCGGTGGTGCTCGGCACGTTGCTGATGCTCCTTGTCGGCTTCATCACCTCGCTGCCGTTCGCGTCGGTCACCGACTGGTTTCTGGCCGCCACCATCCCGCTGTCGATCATGCTGGTGCCGCCGGTGATCCACTACTCGGGTCTGTGGCCCCACCCCGTGCTGTACCTGTTTCCGGTCCAAGGGCCGATGCTGTTGTCCGGGGTTGCGTTTGACCAGGTGGATCCGGCCGGGTGGCAGTGGGTCTATGCGGTCGCCTATCCCGTGCTGTGTCTGGCGGTGTTGGGCAAGGCCGCCCGGGTGCTCTTCGACCGCTACGTCACCTCGAAGTCGGGTGCGCCGTGA